A genome region from bacterium includes the following:
- a CDS encoding ribonucleotide-diphosphate reductase subunit beta: protein MPSFYKKKRILNCSDTDPNKILPMQYKWAREHYKKGVANNWTPEEVVMQQDIEMWKKKGALSPDERRLIMWNLGFFSTAESLTANNIVLAIYRHITNPECRQYLLRQAYEEAVHTDTFIYCCDSLGLDPDEVYNMYQTIPSIKAKDDFVVDITKTIFDEAFQTKTPQDIQRFVNDLVGYYVIMEGIFFYAGFVMMLSFLRQNRMVGVGELFQYILRDESVHLAFGVDLINAIVEENPQIWTKEFKESIVANIKRSVDLENAYARDALPRGILGLNADNIKEYMQYIADRRLEKINLPKVYRSENPFPWMSEIIDLKKEKNFFETRVTEYQTGGALEWDAT from the coding sequence ATGCCTTCCTTCTATAAGAAAAAAAGGATATTGAACTGTTCCGATACCGACCCCAACAAAATACTGCCTATGCAGTATAAATGGGCGCGCGAGCACTATAAAAAGGGCGTGGCGAACAACTGGACCCCAGAAGAGGTGGTGATGCAGCAAGATATAGAAATGTGGAAGAAAAAAGGCGCCCTGTCACCGGACGAACGCCGGCTTATTATGTGGAATCTGGGTTTTTTCTCAACAGCCGAATCGCTCACCGCAAATAACATTGTACTTGCCATTTATCGGCACATCACAAATCCCGAATGCCGCCAGTATCTTCTGCGCCAAGCCTATGAGGAAGCGGTGCACACCGATACCTTCATCTACTGTTGCGACTCCTTGGGACTGGACCCGGACGAAGTGTATAACATGTACCAGACCATCCCCTCAATAAAAGCAAAGGACGATTTTGTCGTCGATATCACCAAAACCATTTTCGACGAAGCGTTCCAAACAAAGACCCCGCAGGACATACAGCGATTCGTAAATGACCTTGTGGGCTATTACGTTATTATGGAGGGTATTTTCTTCTACGCAGGATTTGTCATGATGCTTTCGTTTCTGCGGCAAAACCGCATGGTGGGTGTCGGCGAGCTATTCCAATATATCCTGCGCGACGAGTCGGTACACCTGGCGTTCGGCGTCGATCTTATTAACGCTATCGTGGAAGAAAATCCCCAGATTTGGACGAAAGAATTCAAGGAATCCATTGTGGCGAATATAAAAAGATCTGTGGATCTTGAAAATGCATACGCGCGCGATGCGCTGCCAAGAGGCATCCTGGGTCTTAACGCCGATAATATCAAGGAGTATATGCAATATATTGCCGATCGGCGGCTTGAAAAAATTAATCTTCCTAAGGTGTATCGATCGGAGAACCCCTTTCCGTGGATGAGCGAGATCATCGACCTTAAAAAAGAAAAGAACTTTTTTGAAACGCGCGTTACCGAATATCAGACCGGGGGAGCGCTGGAATGGGATGCGACATAA
- a CDS encoding DUF4012 domain-containing protein yields the protein MAKNNIFMQMFDIKPTDVFGNVNGARIKNLQRIITLERKKTAADLRRLHDALQINPVSRHRAEKEGVFEARIPAVVPKLKPQPSLHRQALQDSPSAQHSRLDAENRKSRMMSLEGHNFLPSREELMREIEIIEERDRKLALFSRLTHELEHDLEKKPPPLSQKQQYAHREKKSSSVPIFEKLAELSRQALFFFRPPSLWPQSVRVLASIFLASFFFGSLTYLVAGYYSKTAGSARSEGLAAYGRLMRGVDAALRRDFVQAGGDFSVAHKSLKSIGGLSRMAASGLVAISDALSLSSQTSSGVHVLDAAERFAKAGEDIAAYAALFSKNGVGSLTPKEFITGYMGASDLRHAKKLLADVILNLEEAADSLAKTDVEKLPEEFQKSVGMLRDKIPGALLLARQFASFQDSLFDVFGYMGPRKYLVVFQNSAEQRPTGGFIGSYALLDVLDGKITRIFIDDVFNIDGQLVEKIVPPFPIQKISTAWSLHDANWFFDYPTSAKKIAWFYERTGGASLDGVFAVTPAFLQNVLELTGPLMLPGYDLALTQDNFQDELSYLVEEGSLKKEGESPKVVLRDLGTLILDQLQAQWKSGETLIFFNMLSRALEKRDLTLWVKEPSIEEFLARRQWGGSVRVSDGDYLAVVHANINGYKTDRVITQEIFHDAHILQDGSVVDTLTITRTHHGSPTPRYLELYQKVNADYLRIFVPKGSTLLGAEGHTLQEHISPINYAEANFAQDPEVRELELSLRIDEESGTHIYDEAGKTVFANWVYVSPGETVTVRYTYKLPWSIKRGEGGKYVMLAQKQAGEGPTVFSGSVHIDGAAFIAEGDIPQSVPFEKDIEYIADIR from the coding sequence ATGGCAAAGAATAATATTTTCATGCAGATGTTCGATATCAAGCCGACCGACGTGTTTGGAAATGTTAATGGTGCCCGCATCAAGAATCTTCAGCGCATCATTACACTTGAGCGAAAAAAAACCGCCGCAGACCTAAGGCGGCTCCACGATGCACTGCAGATAAACCCCGTGTCAAGGCATCGGGCAGAAAAAGAGGGTGTGTTTGAGGCGCGAATACCAGCCGTCGTTCCAAAATTAAAACCACAGCCTTCATTGCATCGCCAAGCTTTGCAAGACAGCCCGTCTGCACAGCACTCGCGGCTTGATGCCGAAAACCGCAAGTCTCGCATGATGAGCCTTGAGGGCCATAACTTCCTGCCTTCCCGCGAAGAACTTATGCGGGAAATTGAGATTATTGAGGAGCGCGACAGAAAATTAGCCCTATTTAGCCGTCTTACCCATGAGCTTGAGCATGATCTAGAAAAAAAACCCCCACCGTTGTCTCAAAAACAGCAGTACGCCCATAGAGAAAAAAAATCTTCATCGGTCCCCATTTTTGAAAAACTCGCAGAGCTTTCGCGTCAGGCCCTTTTTTTCTTCCGTCCGCCGAGCCTCTGGCCGCAATCCGTCCGTGTTCTTGCAAGCATATTTCTTGCCTCATTTTTTTTCGGATCCCTAACATATCTTGTCGCCGGGTATTACTCCAAAACCGCAGGGTCTGCGCGAAGCGAGGGTCTTGCGGCGTATGGCCGTCTGATGCGGGGAGTTGATGCCGCCCTGAGAAGAGACTTCGTCCAGGCAGGAGGAGATTTTTCCGTTGCGCACAAGAGCCTGAAAAGTATTGGCGGATTGTCGCGCATGGCCGCATCGGGCCTTGTTGCCATTTCCGACGCATTGTCGCTTTCCAGCCAAACTTCATCCGGTGTTCATGTGCTGGACGCAGCAGAGAGATTTGCCAAGGCCGGAGAGGATATAGCGGCTTATGCGGCGCTTTTTTCAAAAAATGGCGTTGGGTCTTTGACGCCCAAAGAATTTATCACGGGATATATGGGCGCGTCGGATCTCCGGCATGCAAAGAAACTTCTTGCGGATGTGATATTAAATCTTGAAGAAGCTGCCGACAGCCTTGCCAAGACGGATGTTGAGAAACTTCCCGAAGAATTCCAAAAAAGCGTAGGGATGCTGCGGGATAAAATCCCGGGAGCCCTCCTGTTGGCGCGCCAGTTTGCTTCCTTCCAGGATTCACTTTTTGATGTATTTGGATACATGGGGCCTCGAAAATATCTGGTGGTATTTCAAAATAGCGCCGAACAGCGTCCGACGGGCGGATTCATCGGTAGCTACGCGCTCCTCGATGTTCTCGACGGAAAAATAACACGCATATTTATTGACGATGTTTTCAATATTGACGGACAGCTTGTCGAGAAAATCGTTCCGCCATTTCCCATCCAGAAAATTTCTACGGCATGGTCTTTGCATGACGCGAATTGGTTCTTTGATTATCCCACTTCCGCAAAAAAAATAGCCTGGTTTTACGAGAGAACCGGCGGCGCCTCTCTTGACGGCGTCTTTGCCGTGACGCCGGCATTTTTACAGAATGTGCTTGAGCTCACGGGACCGCTTATGCTCCCGGGCTACGATCTTGCATTAACGCAGGACAATTTTCAAGACGAGCTTTCTTATCTTGTCGAGGAAGGATCTTTAAAAAAAGAGGGGGAGTCGCCAAAGGTGGTGCTGAGGGACCTGGGAACCCTAATCCTTGACCAACTGCAGGCACAATGGAAATCGGGCGAAACGCTCATATTCTTCAATATGCTCTCTCGGGCTCTTGAAAAAAGGGATCTTACGCTGTGGGTGAAGGAGCCGTCCATTGAAGAATTTTTGGCCAGGCGCCAATGGGGCGGTTCGGTTCGGGTAAGCGATGGCGATTATCTCGCGGTGGTGCATGCGAATATCAACGGGTACAAAACCGACCGGGTTATCACCCAAGAGATTTTTCATGACGCGCATATTCTTCAAGATGGTTCGGTCGTTGATACGCTTACGATAACCCGTACGCATCATGGCTCCCCCACCCCGCGCTATCTTGAGCTTTATCAAAAAGTAAACGCCGATTATCTGCGCATTTTTGTGCCAAAGGGTAGCACGTTGCTCGGCGCCGAAGGCCATACACTTCAAGAGCACATCTCGCCGATAAATTACGCAGAGGCAAATTTCGCGCAAGACCCGGAAGTACGCGAACTTGAATTATCGTTACGCATTGACGAGGAATCGGGAACCCACATCTATGATGAGGCCGGCAAGACGGTTTTTGCGAATTGGGTGTACGTGAGTCCCGGCGAGACTGTCACGGTGCGCTATACCTACAAGCTTCCGTGGAGCATTAAACGCGGTGAAGGCGGGAAATACGTGATGCTTGCGCAAAAACAGGCCGGCGAGGGGCCCACGGTGTTCAGCGGCTCTGTTCACATAGACGGGGCGGCTTTTATAGCAGAGGGGGATATTCCTCAAAGCGTTCCGTTCGAGAAAGATATTGAGTATATCGCGGACATCAGGTAG
- a CDS encoding glycosyltransferase family 1 protein, with protein MSKPVMGIDIRVLVLGKRTGVEEYLLNLLPRMIEKNPEITFRLFYNAWRKQKLAYPWLNAGNVELNERSIPNRPLLAAHALVDWPKADKLIGGCDVFWSPHMVNVALSRNVRHVITVHDLAFERYPEFFSREKLWWHRYLMIPRRQLASADHLIAVSHSTKHDLGNLYGIPKERIGVIYPGVGNEFLPLEKTNPRLYEVKKKYRLPEHFILYFGTLEPRKNITGLIKAFGILKSYQLSAKSYKLVIAGTKGWLCRDIFKTAKISSYSDDIVFTGFVADEDKPALYNLAEAFVYPSFFEGFGFPPLEAMACGVPVVTSNRSSLPEVCGNAAILIDPYRPSEMAEAISTLLSGARAKEMMVGRGIERTKMFSWDVCAKNTLRALLGE; from the coding sequence ATGTCAAAGCCGGTCATGGGCATTGATATACGCGTGTTGGTGCTCGGGAAGCGCACCGGCGTGGAGGAATATCTGCTCAATCTCCTGCCACGCATGATAGAAAAAAATCCGGAAATCACCTTCCGGCTTTTTTACAATGCGTGGCGCAAACAAAAACTCGCCTACCCGTGGCTCAATGCCGGCAACGTAGAGCTTAATGAACGGTCCATTCCAAACCGCCCACTACTAGCCGCGCATGCGCTTGTCGATTGGCCAAAGGCAGACAAGCTGATTGGCGGGTGCGATGTTTTCTGGAGCCCGCATATGGTGAATGTCGCGCTTTCGCGTAACGTACGCCACGTCATCACAGTCCACGATCTTGCCTTTGAGCGCTATCCGGAATTTTTCTCGAGGGAAAAGCTTTGGTGGCACAGGTATCTTATGATTCCCCGAAGACAACTTGCAAGCGCAGACCATCTCATTGCCGTCTCCCACTCAACAAAACATGACCTTGGAAATCTTTACGGTATTCCCAAAGAGCGTATCGGCGTCATATACCCCGGCGTAGGAAATGAATTTCTGCCGCTTGAGAAAACAAATCCAAGGCTCTATGAGGTAAAGAAGAAGTATCGTCTTCCCGAGCACTTTATCCTGTATTTCGGAACGCTCGAACCCCGCAAGAACATCACCGGCCTTATAAAAGCATTCGGGATCTTAAAAAGCTATCAGCTATCAGCTAAAAGCTACAAGCTGGTCATCGCCGGAACAAAAGGATGGCTGTGTCGTGATATATTCAAGACGGCAAAAATATCATCCTATTCGGACGATATCGTATTTACCGGTTTCGTCGCCGACGAAGATAAGCCGGCTTTATATAACCTCGCGGAGGCTTTTGTATATCCAAGCTTTTTTGAAGGATTCGGATTTCCTCCACTTGAGGCAATGGCTTGCGGAGTTCCCGTTGTCACATCAAATCGCTCTTCGCTTCCGGAGGTTTGCGGGAATGCGGCGATACTTATAGACCCCTACCGGCCTTCGGAGATGGCCGAAGCAATTTCAACTCTTCTTAGTGGCGCGCGCGCCAAGGAGATGATGGTAGGGCGCGGGATTGAGCGCACAAAAATGTTTTCTTGGGACGTGTGCGCAAAAAATACCCTGAGGGCCTTATTGGGGGAATAG
- a CDS encoding ATP-dependent Clp protease ATP-binding subunit: MAKEQKIILDAPPPPSSSVKFDDPNFYFSAIERKVVRGGFVAAFCFFAVVAVSLLFSGFPRQIFDPRYVFSFSFPANALKDLFGPEISLGMLFALFFVHEIFERKHGMRSLIAFRRSKKPLPKNAAIFLHPLSIAFLGRVCCAMRGKDLDALIPIMLREAMAHKRIQKALGYLEIDVTSFAKDLETLQGLMDDTFEKEKSFSPRNEFFQRLLRESLLESLNLGHEYVMPEDIVLSTLDEEIPALKTFLQRWSVHQDDLRGIVYALDASSRHFLRRGSRSIKHRVMNRAWTARPTYHLDQYAQDLTDLARAGYAGFLVGHREEVGIVLRILNRATKNNVLLVGETGSGKTTIVEHIAWLINREEVPQKLFDKRLVVLDVGLLVAGTKNIGDLHRRVVEVMNDIARAGNIILAIPEIHTLLTTGSGEGISISTVLGPMFSGGAFQVIGLTDAKNYHAVIEPHAEFKNNFDTAEVKEIDEKDALRVLSGRARILEDVEGIAISYPALKKTVELSARYIHDKLFPAKALDLLGEGVELVKRNKKSMLIENDIAALVSERTGIPVSNVTREESKTLLGLNEEIHKHIIDQEEAVNAVADILRQSRAGVRRQNAPVGSFLFIGPTGVGKTECAKALAEVYFKSEKSMVRFDMSEFQTRESVYRLIGSPDGGEPGQLTERMKHNPYSLLLLDEFEKAHANILDIFLQVLDDGRVTDAAGTTIDFTNAIIIATSNAHSLFVLESLRAGKPVSAIAGELKEKLTAYFKPELLNRFDDIIVFKSLSPQDLMQVAQLQLKSLFIQLEKDRGIRLSITSQAVATLSQLGYDPQFGARPLRHVIRKKIRDLVAEEILKNNLVRGDSALIDFQNNSFALIKTV; encoded by the coding sequence ATGGCAAAAGAACAAAAAATCATTCTTGATGCGCCTCCGCCGCCTTCGTCATCGGTGAAATTCGATGATCCAAATTTTTACTTCTCGGCAATCGAGAGAAAAGTTGTCCGGGGAGGCTTTGTTGCCGCTTTCTGCTTCTTTGCCGTTGTGGCCGTATCGCTCCTCTTTTCGGGCTTTCCGCGGCAGATTTTCGATCCACGGTACGTATTTTCCTTTTCTTTTCCTGCTAATGCACTCAAGGATCTCTTTGGACCGGAAATATCCCTTGGGATGCTGTTTGCGCTTTTCTTCGTACACGAGATCTTCGAGCGAAAACATGGTATGCGCTCGCTTATTGCGTTTCGAAGATCCAAAAAACCCCTACCGAAAAATGCGGCGATTTTTTTACATCCTCTCTCGATCGCTTTTCTCGGACGGGTATGCTGCGCAATGCGTGGGAAAGACCTGGATGCGCTCATCCCCATCATGTTGCGCGAAGCTATGGCACACAAGCGCATACAAAAGGCTCTTGGTTATCTTGAAATTGACGTCACTTCCTTTGCCAAGGACCTTGAAACGCTACAGGGGCTCATGGACGATACCTTTGAAAAGGAAAAGTCTTTCTCTCCCCGAAATGAGTTTTTTCAGCGCCTGCTTCGCGAAAGCCTTCTCGAATCGCTAAATCTGGGACATGAGTATGTTATGCCCGAGGATATTGTGCTCTCTACGCTCGATGAGGAAATCCCCGCTCTCAAAACATTCCTGCAGCGATGGAGCGTCCACCAAGACGACTTGCGCGGCATTGTATATGCGCTTGACGCATCGAGCCGACATTTTCTGCGCCGAGGCAGCAGAAGCATCAAGCATCGCGTGATGAATCGCGCCTGGACCGCGCGTCCGACCTATCACCTCGACCAATATGCACAGGATCTTACGGACCTGGCGCGCGCCGGCTATGCAGGATTCCTGGTAGGACATCGGGAAGAAGTCGGCATCGTGCTACGGATATTAAATCGTGCGACAAAAAATAACGTGTTATTGGTCGGTGAAACCGGATCCGGCAAAACAACGATCGTGGAACATATCGCCTGGCTGATTAACCGAGAAGAAGTTCCGCAAAAACTATTCGACAAGCGCTTGGTGGTTCTTGATGTGGGGCTTTTGGTCGCCGGAACAAAAAATATAGGGGATCTGCACAGGCGCGTGGTGGAAGTGATGAACGATATTGCAAGAGCGGGCAACATCATCCTTGCCATTCCCGAGATCCACACCCTTCTTACGACCGGGAGCGGAGAAGGCATAAGCATTTCCACGGTTCTGGGTCCGATGTTTTCCGGGGGGGCTTTTCAGGTTATCGGCCTTACCGATGCGAAAAACTACCATGCGGTCATTGAACCGCACGCGGAATTCAAGAATAACTTTGACACCGCGGAGGTGAAAGAAATAGACGAGAAAGACGCGCTCCGCGTGCTCTCGGGCCGAGCAAGGATTCTGGAGGACGTGGAGGGAATAGCCATAAGCTATCCTGCACTCAAAAAGACCGTGGAACTCTCCGCCCGCTACATTCACGACAAACTCTTCCCCGCAAAAGCCCTGGACCTTCTGGGCGAAGGCGTGGAGCTGGTAAAGCGTAACAAAAAATCCATGCTGATCGAAAACGATATCGCGGCATTGGTATCCGAACGAACCGGCATTCCCGTAAGCAATGTTACCCGGGAAGAATCGAAAACGCTCCTGGGACTTAATGAGGAAATCCATAAACACATCATTGACCAGGAGGAAGCCGTCAATGCCGTAGCAGACATCCTCCGGCAAAGTCGCGCGGGCGTGCGGAGGCAGAATGCGCCGGTGGGAAGCTTTCTTTTCATCGGACCTACGGGCGTTGGAAAAACCGAGTGCGCCAAAGCCTTGGCCGAAGTATATTTCAAGAGCGAAAAATCTATGGTGCGTTTTGACATGTCTGAATTTCAGACGCGCGAATCGGTATACAGGCTCATTGGCTCCCCGGATGGCGGAGAACCCGGACAGCTTACCGAGCGCATGAAGCATAACCCCTATAGCCTTCTCTTGCTTGATGAATTTGAGAAAGCGCATGCGAACATTCTGGATATTTTTCTGCAAGTGCTGGACGACGGACGGGTTACGGACGCAGCGGGAACCACCATAGATTTCACCAACGCCATTATTATTGCGACCTCCAATGCCCACTCCCTGTTCGTGCTCGAGAGCCTTAGGGCGGGCAAGCCCGTATCGGCAATCGCCGGAGAGCTGAAAGAAAAACTTACCGCATACTTTAAGCCGGAGCTCCTTAATCGTTTCGACGACATCATTGTTTTCAAATCGCTCTCACCGCAAGACCTTATGCAGGTTGCCCAGCTGCAGCTTAAATCTCTTTTTATACAACTTGAGAAAGACCGAGGCATTCGACTTTCCATTACGTCGCAGGCGGTAGCAACGCTCTCCCAGCTTGGCTATGACCCGCAGTTCGGCGCACGTCCCCTGCGCCATGTTATACGAAAAAAAATCCGCGACCTTGTCGCGGAAGAAATACTCAAGAACAATCTTGTGCGGGGTGATTCTGCCCTCATCGATTTTCAGAACAACAGCTTTGCGCTGATAAAGACGGTATAG
- the rplK gene encoding 50S ribosomal protein L11, with protein sequence MAKPIKALVKIQLPAGSATPAPPVGPALGQHGLNLGEFVKKFNDATASRSGEIVPVEVTIYEDRTYSMVFKTPPASDLLKKAAGIEKGSKEPHKSKVGKITRAQLRDIATKKMPDLNTDDVEAASKIIEGTARNMGITIE encoded by the coding sequence ATGGCAAAACCTATAAAAGCGTTAGTAAAAATCCAGCTTCCCGCAGGAAGCGCAACACCCGCGCCTCCCGTGGGGCCGGCTTTAGGCCAGCACGGTTTGAATTTGGGAGAGTTCGTCAAAAAATTCAATGACGCGACCGCATCGCGTTCGGGCGAGATTGTGCCCGTTGAAGTCACTATTTACGAAGACCGAACCTACAGCATGGTGTTCAAAACACCCCCGGCCTCTGATCTTTTGAAAAAGGCCGCGGGCATTGAAAAGGGTTCTAAGGAGCCGCATAAATCCAAAGTCGGTAAGATTACCCGCGCGCAATTGCGCGATATCGCAACGAAAAAAATGCCCGACCTTAACACCGATGACGTTGAAGCCGCGTCGAAGATCATTGAGGGCACCGCCCGCAATATGGGCATTACGATAGAGTAG
- the nusG gene encoding transcription termination/antitermination protein NusG produces MPKQVTQERNWYVLHTYSGYEDTVARNLQQRIESLGMEDKIFSVMVPKEKKIRIKGGKRRMVEEKIYPGYVLVEMTVTDDSWYVVRNTPRVTGFVGAGTTPTPVSTEEIADLQKRMGVEEPKYNIDVAEGDPVKITDGPFKDFDGKVSEVDEERGKVKVLVSMFGRETPVELDFLQIKKI; encoded by the coding sequence ATGCCAAAACAAGTTACCCAAGAGAGGAACTGGTACGTGCTCCACACCTACTCCGGTTATGAGGATACCGTCGCACGCAATCTCCAACAGCGTATTGAATCGCTGGGAATGGAGGATAAGATTTTTAGCGTGATGGTTCCCAAAGAAAAGAAAATCCGCATCAAGGGCGGCAAGCGGCGCATGGTGGAAGAAAAAATTTATCCGGGATACGTGCTGGTTGAAATGACGGTAACCGATGATTCGTGGTATGTGGTGCGCAATACACCGCGCGTGACGGGGTTCGTCGGCGCCGGAACCACGCCAACCCCGGTCTCAACCGAAGAAATCGCGGACCTGCAGAAGCGCATGGGGGTAGAGGAGCCGAAATACAACATTGATGTTGCTGAGGGCGACCCGGTGAAAATTACGGACGGACCCTTCAAGGATTTTGATGGAAAAGTAAGCGAGGTTGACGAAGAGCGCGGAAAGGTTAAGGTATTGGTATCCATGTTCGGGAGAGAAACGCCGGTAGAACTCGACTTCTTGCAAATTAAGAAAATTTGA
- the secE gene encoding preprotein translocase subunit SecE, producing the protein MNVLTKFLKEVRTELKKVSWPTREQTTQYTLVVIGVSVAIMLFLGALDYLFSYILNSFAFK; encoded by the coding sequence ATGAACGTGCTTACGAAATTTCTAAAAGAGGTCCGCACGGAGCTTAAAAAAGTTTCCTGGCCGACCCGCGAACAAACTACACAGTATACGCTGGTAGTCATCGGCGTTTCTGTGGCAATTATGCTATTCCTTGGCGCGCTTGATTATTTGTTCTCCTATATATTGAATTCGTTTGCATTCAAGTAG
- the lepB gene encoding signal peptidase I: MNALKKILQFVSETGKTVIVSLVAVFLIRSFIVQPFYVKGASMEPNFDDGEYLIVNEIGYSCVPGTKHCFGRPERGDVVVFRYPLDPSEYFIKRIVGLPGDGIAIDEGRVLVNGVELGEPYIPKSMFTHGKTSISLGEGEYYVLGDNRSASSDSRRWGVLPEKNIVGRAWFRGWPLKKAGVVPRPSYAP; encoded by the coding sequence ATGAACGCGTTAAAGAAAATCCTCCAATTCGTCTCCGAAACCGGCAAAACCGTCATCGTTTCCCTTGTTGCCGTATTTCTCATACGATCGTTCATCGTCCAGCCCTTCTACGTAAAAGGCGCTTCTATGGAGCCGAATTTCGATGATGGAGAGTACCTTATCGTAAATGAAATCGGCTACAGCTGTGTCCCCGGGACGAAGCATTGTTTTGGCAGGCCCGAACGCGGGGACGTGGTGGTATTCCGTTATCCGCTTGATCCATCGGAATACTTCATTAAACGCATAGTCGGTTTGCCCGGGGACGGAATAGCTATTGATGAGGGCAGGGTTTTAGTGAACGGAGTAGAGCTTGGAGAGCCCTACATTCCGAAAAGCATGTTTACACACGGCAAAACAAGTATTTCCTTGGGAGAAGGAGAATATTACGTGCTCGGCGACAACCGTTCCGCCTCGAGTGATTCGCGCCGGTGGGGAGTTTTACCGGAAAAAAATATTGTTGGAAGGGCTTGGTTTCGCGGATGGCCCCTGAAAAAGGCCGGAGTCGTTCCGCGACCAAGCTATGCTCCTTAG
- a CDS encoding MGMT family protein, whose product MTLFQKHIYEITKKIPHGRVSTYAVVARAIGRPKAVRAVGSALNKNPFAPHVPCHRVVRSDLTVGGFASGSHAKIKLLLKEGVIVRGGKIPSKYVLSYHSLL is encoded by the coding sequence ATGACTCTATTTCAAAAACACATATATGAAATAACGAAGAAAATTCCCCACGGAAGGGTTTCGACATATGCCGTCGTTGCCCGCGCCATCGGAAGGCCAAAAGCCGTAAGAGCCGTAGGGAGCGCACTCAATAAAAATCCATTTGCGCCCCATGTTCCCTGCCACCGCGTGGTACGTTCCGATCTGACCGTTGGCGGGTTTGCCAGTGGTAGCCATGCGAAAATAAAACTTCTGCTCAAGGAGGGAGTAATTGTGCGGGGTGGAAAAATACCCTCAAAGTATGTGCTTTCCTACCATTCTCTTCTCTAA
- a CDS encoding VanZ family protein, with protein sequence MCFPTILFSNSRELEKGYSRLGYMKEIFRKFLLYWMPATLWAWVIFYLSSIPSLESGLPGTWDAVLRKGAHVFVYAVLTWLIFRALGSGHAVQYKKAIVWAMFFALFYACSDEFHQHFVPGRHGRARDVAVDAIGIAVVGIFIARKPRVR encoded by the coding sequence ATGTGCTTTCCTACCATTCTCTTCTCTAATTCGCGCGAATTAGAGAAGGGTTATTCCAGGCTCGGATACATGAAAGAAATCTTCAGAAAATTCCTTTTGTACTGGATGCCAGCGACTCTTTGGGCTTGGGTGATATTCTATCTTTCATCCATTCCCTCCCTTGAATCGGGGCTTCCCGGTACGTGGGACGCGGTCTTGCGTAAGGGCGCGCACGTTTTTGTATATGCGGTGCTCACATGGCTTATTTTTCGGGCGCTTGGTTCGGGACATGCCGTACAGTACAAAAAAGCAATCGTCTGGGCGATGTTCTTTGCATTGTTCTACGCCTGCTCCGACGAATTTCATCAGCACTTTGTTCCGGGTCGTCACGGAAGGGCGCGCGATGTGGCAGTGGACGCCATCGGCATTGCTGTTGTCGGAATTTTCATTGCAAGGAAACCAAGAGTGCGATAG
- the rplT gene encoding 50S ribosomal protein L20, with amino-acid sequence MARVKKGVTKLRRHKKILKQTKGFRWGRKSHIRLAHEAVLHAHKFRYRDRKAKKRVMRGLWQLRMNAALRPLGFSYSRFIDALKKKSIELDRKVLSELAMSHPKVFEKVVEFVRES; translated from the coding sequence ATGGCCCGAGTCAAAAAAGGCGTAACGAAGCTTCGCCGGCACAAAAAAATACTCAAGCAAACCAAGGGTTTCCGCTGGGGGCGGAAAAGCCATATACGGCTGGCGCACGAAGCGGTACTTCATGCGCATAAATTCCGCTACCGCGACCGCAAAGCAAAAAAGCGCGTGATGCGCGGTCTGTGGCAACTCCGTATGAACGCGGCTTTGCGCCCCTTGGGATTTTCCTACAGCCGCTTCATCGATGCACTCAAGAAAAAAAGCATTGAACTGGACCGGAAGGTATTAAGTGAGCTTGCGATGTCGCATCCGAAGGTTTTTGAAAAAGTCGTAGAATTTGTTCGAGAAAGCTAA
- a CDS encoding 50S ribosomal protein L35 has translation MMGKTNKMVAKRFKLTKSGKLLRKRGAVNHFNARKTSNTMRFKKKRFAFAQVNAKTVKQYLPFN, from the coding sequence ATGATGGGCAAAACAAATAAAATGGTGGCTAAACGCTTCAAACTTACCAAATCCGGCAAGCTCTTGCGCAAGCGTGGCGCGGTGAACCATTTCAATGCAAGAAAAACGTCAAACACCATGCGCTTCAAGAAAAAGCGGTTCGCATTTGCACAGGTTAATGCAAAAACAGTGAAGCAGTATCTTCCATTCAACTAA